The Kribbella shirazensis genomic interval GAGGGGTTGATCCGGAAGACGAACTTGTTGCCTCCGGCACCGGATGCCTTGCTGATGTCGGGGGAGGTCGAGGTCGCCACCACCATCGGGACCTTGTTCCGCTGCGCGATCGGCATCGCCGCGAGCGTCACCCCGCTGCAGAGCGCGGCGATCAGCGCGGACACCTTCTCCTGGGTGATCAGTTTCGACACCGACGAGGCGCCGTCGGTGGGGTTGCACGCGTTGTCCTGCGCCACCAGTTCCAGCTTGCGGCCGCCGACGGCGCCACCGGAGTCGTTGACCTCGGCGACGGCCAGTTCGACGCCCTTGCGCTCGCTCTCTCCGAGCGAGGCGGCCGAACCGGACAGCGGCGTGGACAGGCCGATCTTGATCGGCCCGGTCCCGTCCCCGGCGGCATCAGAAGTACCACATGCCGCCAGCACCAGCGCCATCCCGGCGACTGCTGCGGTGAGTCTTTTCATGATCTGTCTCTTCCCGGCGATGAGCTCTTGCTGCATTCGACTGCACCTAGCTACAGTCGAATGCAGTAGCTGAGTTGTCAAGAGGTCAGTGCCGGGATTTCCGGGGAGCCGTGCGACCCTGGCGCAGCACGAGAAGGGAGTTCGATGGCCGACGAGGACGCCGCCCGGTCGGCACAGGAACGGGCGACCCACAAGTTGATCGCGGAGCGTGCCGGGGTCCATCCGTCGACGGTGTCGCGAATCCTGCGTCGCCCGCCGGGTCCCCGGCGGGCCGATTTCGCGGCCACCGAGCTGAAGGTCCGGGAGATCGCCGAGGAGCTCGGCTATCGCCCCGACCTGACGGCCGCGAGCCTGCGCACGCGGCGCAGCTTCGTCGTGGGTGTGCTGTTGCCCCAGCTGCACGACGTGGTCCTGGCGACGATTCTCAGTGGTATCGACACGGCCGCCTTCCGGCTCGGCTACCAGACCATCGTGACCACGACCAGTGGCGACTCCGAGCGGCGGCGGCAACGGCTCGAGATGCTGCTGAGCCGCCGGGTCGACGGGCTGATCATCGGCGACGCGACCCTCGACGAGGACATCTACACCGCACTGCGCCGTCCGCGGACACCGCACGTGCTGGTCAACCATCGTGCCCGCGGGCACGTCGCCGTCACCGGGGACGACCAGCTGGGCGGCCGGCTGGCGGCGGAGCATCTGCTCGATGCCGGCCACCGGACGGTCGGCGTGATCGCCGGCCCCCGCTACCCGACGGCCCTCGATCGGGTCCGGGGATTCACCCAGGTCTACGACCGCGCCGGTTGCCCCGTGCCGGACGGCTACGTCGTGCACAGCGAGTTCGATCCGGAGGGCGGCCGCCGGGCCGCGCGGGAGCTGCTCGGTCTCTCGCCGCGGCCGACGGCGCTGTTCGCCGTCAACGACTCCGCGGCGATCGGCGCGATGGGAGTGCTGCGCGACGAGGGCCTTCAGGTCGGGCGCGATGTCGCACTGGTCGGCTACAACGACATCGCGATGGCGCGCGATCTTCCGGTCCCGTTGACGAGCGTCCACGCGCCGCTGGTCGAAATGGGGGAGCAGGCCGCGACGCTGCTGATCGACCTGATCGACGGCAAGGACCGTAAGTCCGCCAAGGTGACGCCGCACCTGGTGGTACGCGAGTCGAGCGCAGCCGTCAGCGCCGCACAGTTTTCGTCGAGGCTCGGGGGATGAGGGTTGGGGTGAAAGTGAGTGACTCGGGGGGCTCGGCTGTGAGGTGACGTTCGAGGAGGGTGAAGGCTGCGCGGCCGATGTCGAGCATCGGTGAACGGATGGTTGTCAGCGGCACCGGCAGGCTGTCGGCGAGCGGGGTGTCGTTGTAGCCGACGACGCCGATGTCGTCCGGGACGCGCAGTCCGTGGTCGCGGAGGGCGCCGATCGCGCCGATCGCGGCGAAGTCGTTGGTTGCGAAGAGGGAGTCCGGTGCCGGGCCGCGGGCGAGCAGTTCGGCGACTCCCGCTCGTCCGGCCTCGGCGTCGAAGCCGGTCCGTACGACGCGATCGTCGGAGAGGGTGAGACCGTGCGCCCGCAGTCCTTCGCGGAAACCGTCGACGCGGTCGTTCGCCGTGGATGCGTACCCGGGTCCCGCGATGACCGCCGGGTCCCGGTACCCGAGGCTCGCCAGGTGCTCCGCGACGAGCCGGCCGCCGTGGACCTCGTCGGCAAAGGCGCCCACGTGGTCGCCGGACGTTCGCAACGCGAGGACGAACGGGATGGTGCGCGCGTCGAGCATCCGCAACAGCGGATCGTCGGTACGGGCATCACAGATGACGAGCCCGTCGACTCGCCGGCCGAGGAGCTGTTCGACGCGGGCCTCACGCTGCGCGGGGTCGTCGAGCGAGTTCGTCACGAAGGCGGCGTACCCGCGCTCGGCCGCCGCCTGGTCGACGCCCTCGAAGATCGTCGCGAGCACGAAGTCCTGCAGCCGCGGAACGATGACGCCGACGAGTTGCGACCGCGCGGTGCGCAGGCTCGCGCCGTGCGGATTGCGGCGATAGCCGAGCTCCGCCGCGGTCCGCAGGATCCGCTCGACCGTCTCGGGTCCCGCCCAGCGTTCCCGTTCGGGGGGACCGCTGTTCAGCACCCGCGAAACCGTCGACACGTCCACCCCGGCCGCCGCGGCCACGGTCCGCAACGTCGGCGCCTGCCGCTTCGTCATCGGATCGGCTTCTCCCTCGTGGTCGGGGCCTTGGCCGTTGACACTACCCAATCGTTTGCGTACCGTCCTGGTCCAACGCCACCCAAACGTTTGGGTAGCTCATTGTGAGAGGAACTGGAATGACGGAGCTGGCGGCGAGGACGGGTGTCGCGATCCACCTCGCGACCAAGGACGAACTCGTCGTGACGAACACGTACGGCCAGCAGGTCGTCGACACCTGGGCGCTGGCGGCGGACGACGTCTCCCGGTTCGCCTCGGCGTCCCACACCTGGATGAGCACCGGACGGCTCACCGTCCGGCTCGGGGACGAACTCGTCGATACGACCCGGACGCCCATGCTGGCGATCGTCGGGGACACGAGCGGTGGCCGGCACGATCTCCTGATCCCGAGCTGCGACGTCGTCCGGTACCGGCAACTCGGCGTCCCGGGGTACCACGACAACTGCCGGGACAACTACTTCGCGGCACTGTCCGCCGCGGACATCGAGCCGCTGCCCGTCGTACCCCAGCCGCTGAACCTGTTCATGCGGGTCCCGGTCGCGGCCGACGGCTCGATCGGCATCGAGCCGCCGGTGGCCGGCCCGGGCGCTCAGGTCCGGCTGCGGGCCTTGCAGGACGTTGTCGTCGTACTGTCCGCGTGCCCGCAGGACATCGCGCCGACGAACGGACTGGGTGCGACGCCGAGGCCCGTCGAGTACGACGTGGTGCGGGCACCGTGATGATCCCCGTCCCGATCGGCGACCTGGACCCCGCGGCGCGCTTCGCGATGGTCTCGTGGACCCTCGCGCCCCGCCCGATCGCGTGGGTGACCTCGCTCAGCCCCGACGGCACCAGGAACCTCGCCCCGTTCAGCTTCTTCACCGTCGCGTCGACCGATCCGCTCGTGCTGATGATCGCGGTCGAGCCGCGGGACGACGGCGGTCGCAAGGACACGCTCGCCAACGTGGTGGCGACCGGTGAGTTCGTCGTCCACATCGCTCCCGAACACCTCGTCGCCGAGGTCGCGCGCAGCGCGGAGGACACCGATCCCTCGTTCGACGAGCTCGCCGACCTCGCGCTGGCGACGGCCGACGCCGAGGTGGTGCGGCCGCCCGTCATCGACGGCTGCCTCGCCGCCTTCGAATGCACGTTGCTCGAAACGCGACAGCCAGGGCGCGAAACCCTGGTGTTCGGGACCGTGGTGGCCGCCCATGCCGCGGACCATCTGCTCGCTCCGGACGGTCGCATCAGGTCCGCGGCGGTACGCCCTCTGGGCCGTATCGGCTCGGTCTTCCTCACGTCCCGGCAGATCGACTCGCGGGGTGCCCGGCGACCCGTCGCCCACTCCCGACCCTGACCGGGCACAACCCCTCACCTCGACCACGAGGAGCTCCCCATGAGCACCGTCCCCTCCGTCACCGATCAGTCCTTCATCGATCGTGCGCCGTTGACGCGGTTCCACCTCAAACTGACCGCGTTCTCCGCGGGCGGCCCGCTGCTCGACGGGTACGCCGTGACGATCATCGGCCTCGCACTGATCACGCTCGGCCCCGCCCTCGACCTCGACTCGACCGAGATCGGCCTCGCGGCCGCGGCCGCCCTGGCCGGCATCCTCGTCGGCGGTCTGGTGTTCGGCCGGCTGACGGATCGCATCGGCCGCAAGGTCATGTACATCGCCAACCTGATCGCGCTGAGCGTGGTCTCGGTGCTCAGTGCCCTCGTGACCGACACCTGGCAGCTCGTCGTCCTGCGCTTCGTGCTGGGGGTGATGATCGGCGCGGACTATCCGATCGCGAGTTCGTTGCTGGCCGAGTTCGTGCCGAGCCGTTATCGCGGCCGCCTGCTCGGTGCCTTGTTCGCGGCCTTCGGTCTCGGTGCCGCGCTCGCCGCCGGCACCGGCTGGCTGCTGTCGTCCACAGGTGACGACGCGTGGCGCTGGATGCTCGCCTCTCCGGCGGTGATCGGTGTCGTCACACTGGTCCTGCGCCTGAGCGCCCCCGAATCGCCGCGCTGGCTGCTGAGCCGTGGTCGTCGCGCCGAGGCCGAGAAGATCGCCCACGAGATCTGGGGACGGCACGTTGAGCTGAACGAACTCGTCGAACCGCCCGTCGAGGCCACAGAGGCTCTGCTCAACCGCACCTCGATCCGGCGCATCGCCTACGTCAGCATCTTCTTCATCGCGCATGTGGTGCCGCTGTTCGCGATCTACAGCTTCGGTCCGGCCTTGATGCATCGCATCGGCATCGGCACGGACTCGCCGTACCTCCCGGAAGTCGTCATCGCTCTGTTGTTCGTGGTCGGTAGCGTGCCGGGGCTGTGGCTGGTGGACCGTGTCGGCCGTATCCCGCTGCTGACGGTCACGTTCGTGATCATGGCCGCGGCGTTCGCGGTCGTCGCGCTCTTCCCCGACGCGCCGCCGGCGGCGCTGTTCGCGGCACTGGCCGTCTACGCGCTCGCCTCCGGCGCGTCGAACTTCATCGAGATCATCGTGCCGAACGAACTGTTCCCCACCGCCGTCCGTGCGACGGCGACCGGGATCGTGGTGGCGATCAGCCGCATCGGCGCGGTCGCCAGTACGTTCCTGCTGCCCACGATCCTGACCGACTGGGGAACCGGCGCGGTGATGTGGCTGCTCGCCGGCGTGAACCTCGCCGGGCTGATCGGCACGGTCCTGCTCGGCGAGGAGTCGCGGAACCGCGCGCTCGTGGCCTCGGCCGCGATCGACCCGGCTCCCGCGGGGCAGCACCTGTGACCTCTCTTGCCCACGGCAGCGATGTAGTCGCGGCGGCGCGTGCGGCGCCCGATGTCTTCCTTCAGGTCACGTCCGTTCGGGCGGAGCAGGACGGTGAGCGGGCGGCGACGTACGGCGGTCCGCTCGCCGGTGTGCCGTACGCCGTGAAGGACGTGTTCGATCTCGCCGGGACCCGGACCTCGGGGGCCTCGCGGTTCTTCGACGGTCGGCCTGTCGCGCGGCAGGACGCCGAGGCGGTACGGCGTATCGCCGCGGCCGGAGGTGTCTGTATCGGGAAGACGACGCTCAGCGAGCTCGCCTACTCGGGTCTCGGCGTCAA includes:
- a CDS encoding MFS transporter yields the protein MSTVPSVTDQSFIDRAPLTRFHLKLTAFSAGGPLLDGYAVTIIGLALITLGPALDLDSTEIGLAAAAALAGILVGGLVFGRLTDRIGRKVMYIANLIALSVVSVLSALVTDTWQLVVLRFVLGVMIGADYPIASSLLAEFVPSRYRGRLLGALFAAFGLGAALAAGTGWLLSSTGDDAWRWMLASPAVIGVVTLVLRLSAPESPRWLLSRGRRAEAEKIAHEIWGRHVELNELVEPPVEATEALLNRTSIRRIAYVSIFFIAHVVPLFAIYSFGPALMHRIGIGTDSPYLPEVVIALLFVVGSVPGLWLVDRVGRIPLLTVTFVIMAAAFAVVALFPDAPPAALFAALAVYALASGASNFIEIIVPNELFPTAVRATATGIVVAISRIGAVASTFLLPTILTDWGTGAVMWLLAGVNLAGLIGTVLLGEESRNRALVASAAIDPAPAGQHL
- a CDS encoding DUF1989 domain-containing protein produces the protein MTELAARTGVAIHLATKDELVVTNTYGQQVVDTWALAADDVSRFASASHTWMSTGRLTVRLGDELVDTTRTPMLAIVGDTSGGRHDLLIPSCDVVRYRQLGVPGYHDNCRDNYFAALSAADIEPLPVVPQPLNLFMRVPVAADGSIGIEPPVAGPGAQVRLRALQDVVVVLSACPQDIAPTNGLGATPRPVEYDVVRAP
- a CDS encoding LacI family DNA-binding transcriptional regulator produces the protein MTKRQAPTLRTVAAAAGVDVSTVSRVLNSGPPERERWAGPETVERILRTAAELGYRRNPHGASLRTARSQLVGVIVPRLQDFVLATIFEGVDQAAAERGYAAFVTNSLDDPAQREARVEQLLGRRVDGLVICDARTDDPLLRMLDARTIPFVLALRTSGDHVGAFADEVHGGRLVAEHLASLGYRDPAVIAGPGYASTANDRVDGFREGLRAHGLTLSDDRVVRTGFDAEAGRAGVAELLARGPAPDSLFATNDFAAIGAIGALRDHGLRVPDDIGVVGYNDTPLADSLPVPLTTIRSPMLDIGRAAFTLLERHLTAEPPESLTFTPTLIPRASTKTVRR
- a CDS encoding flavin reductase family protein; the encoded protein is MIPVPIGDLDPAARFAMVSWTLAPRPIAWVTSLSPDGTRNLAPFSFFTVASTDPLVLMIAVEPRDDGGRKDTLANVVATGEFVVHIAPEHLVAEVARSAEDTDPSFDELADLALATADAEVVRPPVIDGCLAAFECTLLETRQPGRETLVFGTVVAAHAADHLLAPDGRIRSAAVRPLGRIGSVFLTSRQIDSRGARRPVAHSRP
- a CDS encoding LacI family DNA-binding transcriptional regulator → MADEDAARSAQERATHKLIAERAGVHPSTVSRILRRPPGPRRADFAATELKVREIAEELGYRPDLTAASLRTRRSFVVGVLLPQLHDVVLATILSGIDTAAFRLGYQTIVTTTSGDSERRRQRLEMLLSRRVDGLIIGDATLDEDIYTALRRPRTPHVLVNHRARGHVAVTGDDQLGGRLAAEHLLDAGHRTVGVIAGPRYPTALDRVRGFTQVYDRAGCPVPDGYVVHSEFDPEGGRRAARELLGLSPRPTALFAVNDSAAIGAMGVLRDEGLQVGRDVALVGYNDIAMARDLPVPLTSVHAPLVEMGEQAATLLIDLIDGKDRKSAKVTPHLVVRESSAAVSAAQFSSRLGG